One part of the Methylobacterium terrae genome encodes these proteins:
- a CDS encoding DUF2939 domain-containing protein, with translation MTRWWLTGLAVLLLWIAYGLSPYLALYRLSQAVQAHDAAAVAQRVNFRTLRLSLTKQALAAAVDAIASRRDLSARERTILTEASGALAGPLVESLVTPETLIDLLDDGWPVRAGLARDGNARDRASDAVPSGEDTTASSEVPRETPTAKDGSAPKEGLGLHASTVSQLFALFRSAEPRGFRGMVVSYPPDRPIENRFRLRLRLRGWTWRLVDLELPGALRERISQRLTGALQR, from the coding sequence ATGACACGCTGGTGGCTCACGGGCCTGGCGGTCCTGCTGCTGTGGATCGCCTACGGCCTCTCGCCCTATCTGGCGCTCTACCGGCTGTCGCAGGCGGTGCAGGCGCACGACGCGGCGGCGGTGGCGCAGCGGGTGAACTTCCGTACCCTGCGGCTGTCCCTGACCAAGCAGGCGCTCGCCGCGGCGGTCGACGCCATCGCGTCCCGCCGCGACCTCTCGGCCCGGGAGCGCACGATCCTGACCGAGGCGAGCGGGGCGCTGGCCGGGCCGCTGGTCGAGTCCCTCGTCACGCCCGAGACCCTGATCGACCTCCTCGACGACGGCTGGCCGGTGCGCGCGGGCCTCGCCCGCGACGGCAACGCCCGCGACCGGGCCTCCGATGCGGTCCCGTCCGGCGAGGACACGACCGCGAGCAGCGAGGTCCCGCGCGAGACCCCGACGGCCAAGGACGGTTCGGCTCCGAAGGAAGGCCTCGGCCTGCACGCCTCGACGGTGAGCCAGCTCTTCGCCCTGTTCCGCTCGGCCGAGCCGCGGGGCTTTCGCGGCATGGTGGTGAGCTACCCGCCCGACCGGCCGATCGAGAACCGGTTCCGCCTGCGCCTGCGCCTGCGGGGCTGGACCTGGCGCCTCGTCGACCTCGAACTGCCGGGCGCGCTGCGCGAGCGCATCAGCCAGCGGCTGACGGGAGCGCTGCAGCGCTGA
- a CDS encoding RNA pyrophosphohydrolase — MAPLHRPETALANLPYRPCVGISLFNRDGLVFAGHRRHESADLGAHAWQMPQGGIDEGEAPRDAALRELYEETNVSPGSVRLLAEAPGWYSYDLPTVAAGKPWKGRYRGQTQKWFAFAFEGDEREIDILRPGGGAHKAEFDGWRWEPLANLAALVIPFKRPVYEQVIAAFAHLARPS, encoded by the coding sequence ATGGCACCGCTCCACCGCCCCGAGACCGCCCTGGCCAACCTTCCCTACCGGCCGTGCGTCGGCATCAGCCTGTTCAACCGCGACGGCCTGGTCTTCGCCGGGCACCGGCGGCACGAATCGGCCGATCTCGGCGCCCATGCCTGGCAGATGCCGCAGGGCGGCATCGACGAGGGCGAGGCGCCGCGCGACGCCGCCCTGCGCGAGCTCTACGAGGAGACCAACGTGTCCCCCGGCTCCGTGCGCCTGCTCGCCGAGGCGCCGGGCTGGTACTCCTACGACCTGCCGACCGTCGCGGCGGGCAAGCCCTGGAAGGGGCGCTATCGCGGCCAGACCCAGAAGTGGTTCGCCTTCGCCTTCGAGGGCGACGAGCGCGAGATCGACATCCTGCGGCCGGGCGGCGGCGCCCACAAGGCGGAGTTCGACGGCTGGCGCTGGGAGCCGCTGGCCAACCTCGCCGCGCTGGTGATCCCGTTCAAGCGCCCGGTCTACGAGCAGGTGATCGCCGCCTTCGCCCACCTCGCGCGTCCTTCGTGA
- a CDS encoding divergent polysaccharide deacetylase family protein, giving the protein MPLASDTILTRPLGLRDEATARAARWRAALRPRVLAAALLGASALALAAFLALGDDPLAGEPYAVAAIEVRAPSAPVPEPAVPVRPDPASRNADEVERASGVSVSRPDGTAAPDSVVIRVPGSGPIQLKPAPDPRLTERGRYGVLPKIGPDGARALDVYARPEAAGLERGGAVAGRIALVVSGLGIGQAATQDAIQRLAPAVTLAFAPYGADVTRSAARAREAGHEVMVQAPMEPFDYPDNDPGPQTLLAGAKPAENLDRLAFVLARVPGAVGVTNFMGARLTAEAGALEPVLREIGGRGLGFLDDGTSPRSLAREVGRKAKVPVARAELVVDAVPRPDAIDRELARLEEAARKSGFALGSATALPLSIDRIARWARDLESRGILLVPASRAMRAAP; this is encoded by the coding sequence GTGCCGCTCGCGTCCGACACCATCCTGACCCGTCCCCTCGGGCTGCGGGACGAGGCGACCGCCCGCGCCGCCCGCTGGCGCGCCGCCCTGCGCCCCCGGGTGCTCGCCGCCGCGCTCCTCGGCGCGAGCGCGCTCGCGCTCGCCGCGTTCCTCGCACTCGGCGACGATCCCCTCGCCGGCGAGCCCTACGCGGTCGCCGCGATCGAGGTCCGGGCGCCGAGCGCGCCCGTGCCCGAACCGGCGGTCCCGGTGCGTCCCGACCCGGCGAGCCGCAACGCCGACGAGGTCGAGCGGGCCTCGGGCGTCTCCGTCAGCCGGCCGGACGGCACGGCCGCGCCGGACTCGGTGGTGATCCGGGTGCCGGGCAGCGGGCCGATCCAGCTCAAGCCCGCCCCCGACCCGCGCCTGACCGAGCGCGGCCGCTACGGCGTGCTGCCGAAGATCGGCCCGGACGGCGCCCGCGCCCTCGACGTCTACGCGCGGCCCGAGGCCGCCGGCCTCGAGCGCGGCGGCGCGGTCGCGGGCCGCATCGCCCTCGTGGTGTCGGGCCTCGGCATCGGCCAGGCGGCGACCCAGGACGCGATCCAGCGCCTGGCCCCCGCGGTGACGCTCGCCTTCGCCCCCTACGGCGCCGACGTGACCCGCAGCGCCGCCCGCGCCCGCGAGGCCGGGCACGAGGTGATGGTGCAGGCGCCGATGGAGCCGTTCGACTATCCCGACAACGATCCCGGCCCCCAGACCCTGCTCGCCGGCGCCAAGCCCGCCGAGAACCTCGACCGCCTCGCCTTCGTGCTCGCCCGGGTGCCCGGCGCGGTCGGGGTCACCAACTTCATGGGCGCGCGCCTCACGGCCGAGGCCGGCGCGCTCGAGCCGGTCCTGCGCGAGATCGGCGGGCGCGGCCTCGGCTTCCTCGACGACGGCACCTCGCCGCGCTCGCTCGCCCGCGAGGTCGGCCGCAAGGCCAAGGTCCCGGTGGCCCGGGCCGAGCTCGTCGTCGACGCGGTGCCGCGTCCCGACGCCATCGACCGCGAGCTCGCCCGGCTGGAGGAGGCGGCGCGCAAGTCGGGCTTCGCGCTCGGCTCCGCCACCGCCCTGCCGCTCTCGATCGACCGGATCGCCCGCTGGGCGCGGGACCTCGAATCCCGCGGCATCCTGCTGGTGCCGGCCAGCCGAGCCATGCGTGCGGCGCCCTGA
- a CDS encoding S41 family peptidase has translation MRKVSLVLFGAILGAGTATVATQTHLLSSTSAVAASAETYRQLSLFGDVFEKIRTDYVEKPDEAKLIEAAVNGMLTSLDPHSSYMDAKSFRDMQVQTKGEFGGLGIEVTMEDGLIKVVTPIDDTPAARAGLLANDIITQIDGDQVQGLTLNQAVDKMRGPVNSPVKLKISRKEAKEPLEVTLNRDLIRIKPVRSRTEGGDIGYIRLTQFNEQTYDGLKAAIDKMSTEMPGDKLKGFVIDLRNNPGGLLDQAVMVSDAFLDRGEIVSTRGRNPDETQRFSAKSGDLTKGKPIVVLVNGGSASASEIVAGALQDHKRATVIGTRSFGKGSVQSIIPLGGNGALRLTTARYYTPSGRSIQAKGIEPDQEVLQDVPDELKGKDETKGEAGLKGHLKQKDTEERGGSSAYVPPDPAKDKQLIAAVDFLHGVQKGAANTAKTTDKTTEPKPN, from the coding sequence ATGCGCAAAGTTTCCCTCGTCCTGTTCGGAGCCATCCTGGGCGCCGGGACGGCCACGGTGGCGACCCAGACCCACCTGCTCTCGAGCACGAGCGCCGTCGCCGCCTCGGCCGAGACCTATCGCCAGCTCAGCCTGTTCGGCGACGTGTTCGAGAAGATCCGCACCGACTACGTCGAGAAGCCCGACGAGGCCAAGCTGATCGAGGCGGCCGTCAACGGCATGCTGACCTCGCTCGACCCGCATTCGAGCTACATGGACGCCAAGAGCTTCCGTGACATGCAGGTCCAGACCAAGGGCGAGTTCGGGGGCCTCGGCATCGAGGTCACGATGGAGGACGGCCTGATCAAGGTCGTCACCCCGATCGACGACACCCCGGCCGCCCGCGCGGGCCTGCTCGCCAACGACATCATCACCCAGATCGACGGCGACCAGGTCCAGGGCCTGACCCTCAACCAGGCCGTCGACAAGATGCGCGGCCCGGTCAACTCGCCGGTGAAGCTCAAGATCTCCCGCAAGGAGGCCAAGGAGCCGCTCGAGGTCACGCTCAACCGCGACCTGATCCGGATCAAGCCGGTGCGCTCGCGCACCGAGGGCGGCGACATCGGCTACATCCGCCTGACCCAGTTCAACGAGCAGACCTATGACGGCCTGAAGGCGGCGATCGACAAGATGTCGACCGAGATGCCGGGCGACAAGCTCAAGGGCTTCGTCATCGACCTGCGCAACAACCCGGGCGGCCTGCTCGACCAGGCGGTGATGGTCTCCGACGCCTTCCTCGACCGCGGCGAGATCGTCTCGACCCGCGGCCGCAACCCGGACGAGACCCAGCGCTTCTCGGCCAAGTCCGGCGACCTGACCAAGGGCAAGCCGATCGTCGTGCTGGTCAACGGCGGCTCGGCCTCGGCCTCGGAGATCGTCGCCGGTGCCCTCCAGGACCACAAGCGCGCGACCGTCATCGGCACCCGCTCGTTCGGCAAGGGCTCGGTGCAGTCGATCATCCCGCTCGGCGGCAACGGCGCCCTGCGGCTCACCACCGCGCGCTACTACACCCCGTCCGGCCGCTCGATCCAGGCCAAGGGCATCGAGCCCGACCAGGAGGTGCTGCAGGACGTGCCCGACGAGCTGAAGGGCAAGGACGAGACCAAGGGCGAAGCCGGCCTGAAGGGCCACCTCAAGCAGAAGGACACCGAGGAGCGCGGCGGCTCGTCGGCCTACGTCCCGCCGGACCCGGCCAAGGACAAGCAGCTCATCGCCGCGGTCGACTTCCTGCACGGCGTGCAGAAGGGCGCGGCCAACACCGCCAAGACCACGGACAAGACCACGGAGCCGAAGCCGAACTGA
- a CDS encoding murein hydrolase activator EnvC family protein — MTRALLPALLTASLACAVSAGAQPVPDPAVDAVAKAQSEKDRKAESLRAIESALAASGETRARLEREVAEIKGDGARLNQALIDAARKAQEAEGRISELEARLQTMAGSEMALRRSLEGRRGVIAEVLAALQRMGRRPPPAVLVRPEDVLAAIRTSMLLGAVVPELQGEAETLAGDLAELVRLRGLIAADQETLRGDIKGWAAERQRLTALIAARQARLGEAESGLTAERDRATGLAGQARTLKDLVDRLDGDLTNARRAAGAAKEAAEAESRETRERFAAAALRDPARLAPKVPFAQGRGLLPRPVSGEVVRTFGSADGAGGTSRGISLMTRPRGVVSSPADGWVAYAGAFRSYGRLLIINAGDGYYLLLAGMDQINVEVGQFVLAGEPVAVMGDTGSAPSAGAGGRNDPVLYVEFKKDGGSIDPDPWWAKGSSEKVRG, encoded by the coding sequence GTGACCCGAGCGCTTCTCCCCGCCCTGCTGACGGCGTCCCTCGCCTGCGCGGTCTCCGCGGGCGCCCAGCCGGTGCCCGACCCGGCGGTCGACGCCGTGGCGAAGGCGCAATCCGAGAAGGACCGCAAGGCCGAGAGCCTGCGGGCGATCGAGAGCGCCCTGGCCGCGAGCGGCGAGACCCGCGCCAGGCTCGAGCGCGAGGTCGCCGAGATCAAGGGCGACGGCGCGAGGCTCAACCAGGCCCTGATCGACGCCGCCCGCAAGGCGCAGGAGGCGGAAGGCCGGATCTCCGAGCTCGAGGCGCGGCTCCAGACCATGGCGGGTAGCGAGATGGCGCTGCGCCGCTCGCTCGAGGGCCGCCGCGGCGTCATCGCCGAGGTCCTGGCCGCCCTCCAGCGCATGGGACGGCGCCCGCCGCCGGCGGTGCTGGTGCGGCCCGAGGACGTGCTGGCGGCGATCCGCACCTCGATGCTGCTCGGCGCCGTGGTGCCGGAACTCCAGGGCGAGGCCGAGACCCTGGCCGGCGACCTCGCCGAACTCGTGCGCCTGCGCGGCCTGATCGCCGCCGACCAGGAGACCCTGCGCGGCGACATCAAGGGCTGGGCCGCCGAGCGCCAGCGCCTGACCGCCCTCATCGCGGCGCGCCAGGCCCGCCTCGGCGAGGCCGAGAGCGGGCTCACCGCCGAGCGCGACCGCGCGACCGGGCTCGCCGGCCAGGCCCGTACCCTCAAGGACCTGGTCGACCGTCTCGACGGCGACCTCACCAACGCCCGCCGCGCCGCCGGCGCGGCGAAGGAGGCGGCGGAGGCCGAGAGCCGCGAGACCCGCGAGCGCTTCGCGGCGGCGGCGCTGCGCGATCCGGCCCGGCTCGCCCCCAAGGTGCCCTTCGCGCAAGGACGCGGCCTGCTGCCGCGACCGGTGAGCGGCGAGGTGGTGCGGACCTTCGGCAGCGCCGACGGGGCAGGGGGCACCAGCCGCGGCATATCGCTCATGACGCGCCCGCGGGGCGTCGTCTCCTCTCCGGCGGACGGCTGGGTGGCCTATGCGGGGGCGTTCCGCTCCTACGGTCGTCTCTTGATCATCAACGCGGGCGACGGCTACTATCTGCTCCTGGCGGGCATGGACCAGATCAACGTCGAGGTGGGTCAGTTCGTGCTCGCGGGGGAGCCGGTCGCCGTGATGGGAGACACGGGCTCCGCACCTTCGGCAGGAGCCGGTGGGCGGAACGATCCCGTCCTGTACGTCGAGTTCAAGAAAGACGGTGGCTCCATCGACCCGGATCCTTGGTGGGCCAAAGGGTCAAGCGAGAAGGTTCGCGGATAA
- the rlmH gene encoding 23S rRNA (pseudouridine(1915)-N(3))-methyltransferase RlmH has translation MRLALVAVGRLKRGPERDLAEDYRGRADALGRGLGFSAVQLTEIPESRARRALDRCAEEAAAILASIPAGAAAVVLDEGGRTVTSLDFAAQVGAWRDGSRPGLAIVIGGADGLDPSVRARADLVFAFGAATLPHGLVRVLALEQLYRAMTILSGHPYHRGAP, from the coding sequence ATGCGGCTCGCCCTCGTCGCGGTGGGTCGCCTCAAGCGCGGCCCCGAGCGCGACCTCGCCGAGGACTATCGCGGACGCGCCGACGCGCTCGGCCGCGGCCTCGGCTTCTCCGCCGTGCAGCTGACCGAGATCCCGGAGAGCCGGGCCCGGCGCGCGCTGGACCGCTGCGCCGAGGAGGCGGCCGCGATCCTGGCTTCCATCCCCGCCGGCGCCGCGGCGGTCGTCCTCGACGAGGGCGGGCGTACCGTCACCAGCCTGGATTTCGCCGCCCAGGTCGGCGCCTGGCGCGACGGCAGCCGGCCCGGTCTCGCCATCGTGATTGGCGGCGCCGACGGGCTCGACCCTAGTGTCAGGGCCAGGGCCGACCTCGTTTTCGCCTTCGGCGCCGCCACACTGCCGCACGGGCTCGTCCGTGTCCTGGCCCTCGAGCAGCTCTACCGGGCCATGACGATCCTCTCCGGCCACCCCTATCACCGCGGCGCCCCGTGA
- the rsfS gene encoding ribosome silencing factor: protein MRSVALACLEDMKAEDTVEIDLVGRTSLADAMIITSGRSQRHVGSIADKVIQEFKTRGFGNPRVEGLPACDWVLIDAGDLLVHVFRPEVRHFYNLEKIWGADRPADRLAG, encoded by the coding sequence ATGAGGTCGGTTGCCCTCGCCTGTCTCGAGGACATGAAGGCCGAGGACACCGTCGAGATCGACCTCGTCGGCCGGACCTCGCTCGCCGACGCCATGATCATCACCTCCGGCCGCTCCCAGCGCCACGTCGGCTCGATCGCCGACAAGGTGATCCAGGAGTTCAAGACCCGCGGCTTCGGCAATCCCCGGGTCGAGGGCCTGCCGGCCTGCGACTGGGTGCTGATCGATGCCGGCGACCTCCTGGTCCACGTCTTCCGGCCCGAGGTGCGCCACTTCTACAATCTCGAGAAGATCTGGGGTGCCGACCGGCCGGCCGACCGTCTCGCCGGCTGA
- a CDS encoding nicotinate-nucleotide adenylyltransferase — MRVGLYGGSFNPAHAGHRHVSRLALRRLALDRVWWLVSPGNPLKDRSGLPGPAARAAGARAVAADPRIAVTDFEAVLGVRYTVETLRWLTDRHPEVRFVWIMGADSLASFHRWRGWREIAARMPFAVIDRPGYTLKAMASPAARALSGARIDERAAPTLAEREPPAWVFLHGPRNSLSSTALRAGKTPR, encoded by the coding sequence CTGCGGGTCGGCCTCTACGGCGGCTCGTTCAACCCGGCCCATGCCGGCCACCGGCACGTCAGCCGGCTGGCCCTGCGGCGCCTCGCCCTCGACCGGGTGTGGTGGCTGGTGAGCCCCGGCAACCCGCTGAAGGACCGCAGCGGGCTGCCCGGCCCCGCGGCCCGGGCGGCGGGAGCCCGGGCGGTCGCCGCCGATCCCCGGATCGCCGTCACCGACTTCGAAGCCGTCCTGGGCGTCCGCTACACCGTCGAGACCCTGCGCTGGCTGACGGACCGGCACCCGGAGGTCCGCTTCGTCTGGATCATGGGGGCCGACAGCCTGGCGAGCTTCCACCGCTGGCGCGGCTGGCGCGAGATCGCCGCCCGGATGCCCTTCGCGGTGATCGACCGGCCGGGCTACACCCTCAAGGCGATGGCCTCGCCCGCCGCACGGGCGCTCTCGGGCGCGCGCATCGACGAGCGTGCCGCCCCGACCCTGGCCGAGAGGGAGCCGCCGGCCTGGGTCTTCCTGCACGGGCCGCGCAACAGCCTGTCCTCGACGGCGCTGCGGGCCGGCAAAACCCCGCGCTGA
- a CDS encoding glutamate-5-semialdehyde dehydrogenase, with protein sequence MSVLSLKPRHEDVDALMREIGRRARAAARRMALVPGPTKDAALREAASSLRDASAAILAANGADLDEARAKGLPAASLDRLALNPARIEAIAEALESIAGLPDPLGRVLATYERPNGLTIERVATPLGVVGVIFESRPNVTADAGALCLKAGNAAILRAGSESHRSATAIAQAMVEGLTRHGLPADAIQLVPTKDRAAVGAMLTGLDGAIDVIVPRGGKSLVARVQDEARVPVFAHLEGICHVFVHAGADLAMARSIVRNSKMRRTGICGAAETLLVDRPCAGTHLGPLVTDLLEAGCAVRGDAATQAVDPRVSPATEEDWRTEYLDAIISVRVVDGLEAAVDHIETYGSHHTESILTEDRAAAERFMAEVDSAIVIHNASTQFADGGEFGFGAEIGIATGRMHARGPVGVEQLTTFKYRVRGTGQIRP encoded by the coding sequence GTGTCCGTGCTGAGCCTGAAGCCCCGTCATGAGGACGTCGACGCGCTGATGCGCGAGATCGGCCGGCGTGCCCGCGCCGCCGCCCGTCGGATGGCGCTGGTCCCAGGCCCGACCAAGGATGCGGCCCTGCGCGAGGCCGCGTCCTCGCTGCGCGACGCGAGCGCGGCGATCCTGGCGGCGAACGGCGCCGACCTCGACGAGGCCCGGGCCAAGGGCCTGCCCGCCGCCAGCCTCGACCGCCTGGCCCTGAACCCGGCCCGGATCGAGGCGATCGCCGAGGCGCTCGAGAGCATCGCCGGCCTGCCCGATCCGCTCGGGCGGGTGCTCGCCACCTACGAGCGGCCGAACGGCCTGACGATCGAGCGGGTGGCGACGCCTCTGGGCGTCGTCGGGGTGATCTTCGAGAGCCGCCCCAACGTCACGGCGGATGCCGGCGCGCTCTGCCTCAAGGCCGGCAACGCCGCGATCCTGCGCGCCGGCTCGGAGAGCCACCGCAGCGCCACCGCCATCGCGCAGGCGATGGTCGAGGGCCTGACCCGCCACGGCCTGCCGGCGGACGCGATCCAGCTCGTGCCGACGAAGGACCGGGCGGCGGTCGGCGCCATGCTCACCGGCCTCGACGGCGCCATCGACGTGATCGTGCCCCGCGGCGGCAAGAGCCTGGTGGCGCGGGTGCAGGACGAGGCGCGGGTGCCGGTCTTCGCCCATCTCGAGGGGATCTGCCACGTCTTCGTCCACGCGGGCGCCGACCTCGCCATGGCCCGCAGCATCGTGCGCAACAGCAAGATGCGCCGCACCGGCATCTGCGGGGCCGCCGAGACCCTGCTGGTCGACCGCCCTTGCGCGGGCACCCACCTCGGCCCCCTGGTGACCGACCTCCTGGAGGCCGGCTGCGCCGTGCGCGGCGATGCGGCGACCCAGGCGGTGGACCCGCGGGTGAGCCCGGCGACCGAGGAGGATTGGCGCACCGAGTACCTCGACGCGATCATCTCCGTGCGGGTGGTCGACGGGTTGGAGGCCGCGGTCGACCACATCGAGACCTACGGCTCGCACCACACCGAGTCGATCCTGACCGAGGACCGGGCGGCGGCCGAGCGGTTCATGGCCGAGGTCGATTCGGCGATCGTGATCCACAACGCCTCGACCCAGTTCGCCGACGGCGGCGAGTTCGGCTTCGGCGCCGAGATCGGCATCGCCACCGGGCGGATGCACGCCCGCGGGCCGGTCGGGGTCGAGCAGCTCACCACCTTCAAGTACCGGGTCCGCGGCACGGGGCAGATTCGCCCGTGA
- a CDS encoding translation initiation factor 2, protein MSIKTISASVLVAVSVGACGSIVRGTTEQISFVSVPSGAAVSTDKKYACPVTPCTLEVDRSDEFVATFTKPGFHPESIPVRTKVVGRGAASVAGNVLAGGVIGLGVDAYTGAALDHEPNPVVATMRPAGGPRRRGPGPNEPGM, encoded by the coding sequence ATGTCTATCAAGACGATCAGCGCGTCCGTCCTCGTGGCGGTCAGTGTCGGCGCGTGCGGCAGCATCGTGCGCGGCACGACGGAGCAGATATCGTTCGTGTCCGTACCGTCGGGTGCGGCGGTGAGCACGGACAAGAAGTACGCCTGCCCGGTCACGCCGTGCACGCTCGAGGTCGACCGCTCGGACGAGTTCGTCGCGACCTTCACGAAGCCCGGCTTCCACCCGGAATCGATCCCGGTGCGCACGAAGGTCGTCGGCCGGGGGGCGGCGAGCGTCGCCGGCAACGTCCTGGCCGGCGGCGTGATCGGTCTGGGCGTCGATGCCTATACGGGTGCCGCCCTCGACCACGAGCCGAACCCGGTGGTCGCCACCATGCGGCCGGCCGGCGGCCCCCGCCGCCGCGGACCGGGCCCGAACGAGCCGGGCATGTGA
- a CDS encoding TadE/TadG family type IV pilus assembly protein — translation MVIIFALLAPVLLGAVGLAVDYATWTMQRATLQRAADAAALAVASDMQVSGTNTQRMQSLADAYVKSNVKLQRGDGEVHVTVAPVARERPGGPFVPAGQVAGRGPTAVTIMLTQRKYAIMSRLVTPQLTDNSVSATAEAVGTTRLCVVALDPSDDRSMRLAGDSEIDARGCAVYALSANAKAIVSSSGTLLAAATTCTVGGYTGHPSSFKPLPVTGCRVIKDPLADRPAPDAGPCRETNLRLRRGSHTLYPGTYCGGILVDVGATVVMAPGIYVIKDGSLVVGPPEQIFVTYEMCDQPTGATTLPQCKAEVRIENIGSLKGDGVGIYFTGDPQKGLSSISRPMLFLPASVVELTAPRTGPMAGMLLFEDRQSPAGRVFDILSDSARRLVGTIYLPRGTFSVRANQVVADQSEYTAIVANKIYLNRRPRLTLNTRYSDTDVPVPNGLGPTSSAVGLAK, via the coding sequence GTGGTCATCATCTTTGCCCTGCTGGCCCCGGTCCTCCTCGGCGCGGTCGGCCTCGCCGTCGATTACGCGACCTGGACGATGCAGCGGGCGACGCTGCAGCGGGCGGCGGATGCGGCGGCCCTCGCGGTGGCCTCCGACATGCAGGTCTCCGGCACGAACACGCAACGGATGCAGTCCCTCGCGGATGCCTACGTGAAGAGCAACGTGAAGCTGCAGCGCGGCGACGGGGAGGTCCACGTCACCGTCGCGCCGGTGGCTCGCGAGCGTCCGGGCGGGCCGTTCGTGCCTGCCGGTCAGGTCGCCGGGCGGGGGCCGACCGCCGTCACCATCATGCTGACGCAGCGCAAATACGCGATCATGAGCCGGCTGGTCACGCCGCAGCTCACCGACAACAGCGTGTCGGCCACGGCCGAGGCGGTCGGCACCACCAGGCTCTGCGTCGTCGCGCTCGATCCGTCCGACGACCGCTCGATGCGGCTCGCCGGAGATTCCGAGATCGACGCCCGTGGCTGCGCGGTCTACGCCCTGTCGGCGAATGCCAAGGCGATCGTGAGTAGTTCCGGCACCCTCCTCGCGGCGGCGACGACCTGCACGGTCGGCGGCTACACGGGGCATCCCAGCAGCTTCAAGCCGCTGCCCGTGACCGGCTGCCGGGTCATCAAGGATCCCCTCGCCGACCGGCCGGCGCCGGATGCCGGGCCATGCCGCGAGACCAACCTGCGGCTCCGCCGGGGAAGCCACACGCTCTATCCCGGAACCTATTGCGGCGGCATCCTGGTCGATGTCGGTGCGACGGTCGTGATGGCGCCCGGCATCTACGTGATCAAGGACGGCTCCCTGGTCGTGGGCCCGCCGGAGCAGATCTTCGTGACCTACGAGATGTGTGATCAGCCGACCGGCGCGACGACACTGCCACAGTGCAAGGCCGAGGTCCGCATCGAGAACATCGGCTCCCTGAAAGGCGACGGCGTCGGCATTTACTTCACCGGAGATCCTCAGAAGGGGTTGTCCTCGATCTCGCGACCGATGCTGTTCCTTCCTGCCTCGGTCGTCGAGCTGACCGCGCCGCGGACCGGCCCGATGGCCGGCATGCTGCTGTTCGAGGACCGGCAGTCGCCGGCGGGACGGGTCTTCGACATCCTGAGTGACAGCGCCCGTCGCCTCGTCGGTACGATCTACCTGCCGCGGGGGACGTTCTCGGTGCGGGCGAACCAGGTCGTGGCGGATCAGTCGGAGTACACGGCCATCGTCGCCAACAAGATCTATCTCAATCGCCGGCCTCGCCTGACCCTCAACACGCGCTACTCGGACACCGACGTGCCGGTGCCCAACGGCCTCGGGCCGACGAGCAGCGCCGTCGGGCTGGCGAAGTGA